A window of the Hordeum vulgare subsp. vulgare chromosome 5H, MorexV3_pseudomolecules_assembly, whole genome shotgun sequence genome harbors these coding sequences:
- the LOC123398485 gene encoding cytochrome P450 714C2-like, giving the protein MIISLSPSLMMIILSPRQWLLLLPPVFLSTLLFSYLYTTLWLRPERLRQKLRSQGVKGPKPSFLFGNIPEMRRIQELVTPDQEVGAGTTDRFSSNYVATLFPYLLHWSRVYGSIYLYATGSIQTLHVIDPDMVKELASCKSLDLGKPSYLQKEHGALLGMGILTANGDLWVHQRKVIAPEFFMEKVKGMVNLMMGAALSMLNSWEEKVETEGGRAEIVVDEFLRNFSADVISRASFGSSFVEGREIFYKIRQLQKAMAKRSMLIGVPGSRYLPTKSNREIWNLGSCIRSLILNIAKKHGHDSATTPNKFFLHSIIEGSKAASFSSCTPEDFIVDNCKNIYFAGHETTSSTVAWCLMLLASHPEWQDRARVEVLDVCHGEALDFDKLRKLKTLTMVIQETLRLYPPASFITREALNDLNLGGIDIPKGTNIRVSIMLAHRDPSAWGADCDKFDPGRFAGGIARACKPHHMYMPFGVGPRTCAGQNLAMVEVKVVVSLLLSRFEFALSPSYDHRPVFRLTVEPGNGVPLILRKL; this is encoded by the exons ATgatcatctctctctctccctctctcatgATGATAATCCTCTCACCACGGCAATGGCTACTGCTGCTGCCTCCGGTCTTTCTTTCCACCCTTCTCTTCTCCTACCTGTACACCACCCTATGGCTAAGGCCGGAGAGGCTCAGGCAGAAGCTGAGGAGCCAAGGAGTCAAGGGTCCCAAGCCTTCCTTCCTCTTCGGAAACATACCGGAGATGAGGAGGATCCAGGAACTTGTCACCCCTGATCAAGAAGTGGGAGCAGGGACTACAGATCGATTCTCCTCAAATTATGTGGCCACTCTGTTCCCTTACTTGCTCCACTGGAGCAGAGTTTATG GTTCCATCTACTTGTATGCTACTGGAAGCATACAAACTCTACATGTAATAGATCCTGACATGGTGAAGGAGCTGGCCAGTTGCAAGTCTTTGGATCTTGGAAAGCCTAGCTACTTGCAGAAAGAGCATGGAGCTCTTCTTGGTATGGGAATTTTGACGGCAAATGGTGACCTATGGGTACACCAACGAAAGGTCATTGCACCTGAATTTTTCATGGAGAAGGTTAAG GGAATGGTTAATTTGATGATGGGTGCTGCACTATCAATGTTGAACTCATGGGAAGAAAAAGTTGAGACTGAAGGAGGCAGGGCAGAGATTGTAGTTGATGAGTTCTTGCGAAACTTCTCAGCTGATGTTATATCAAGAGCTTCTTTTGGAAGTAGTTTCGTCGAAGGCAGAGAAATATTTTACAAAATTCGCCAACTTCAGAAAGCGATGGCGAAGCGAAGTATGCTTAttggtgttcctggaagtag ATATTTACCTACAAAGAGTAACAGAGAGATTTGGAACCTGGGGAGTTGCATCCGTAGCCTCATCTTGAACATAGCCAAGAAGCACGGGCATGATTCAGCGACCACTCCGAATAAGTTTTTTCTGCACTCCATCATTGAGGGTTCTAAAGCCGCTTCCTTCTCTTCGTGCACACCCGAGGATTTCATTGTCGACAACTGCAAGAACATCTACTTCGCGGGACATGAGACAACCTCGAGCACAGTCGCGTGGTGCCTGATGCTTCTTGCGTCGCACCCTGAATGGCAGGACCGCGCTCGGGTGGAAGTCCTTGACGTTTGCCATGGAGAAGCATTAGACTTCGACAAGCTACGGAAGTTGAAAACG CTAACGATGGTGATCCAGGAGACCCTCCGCCTATACCCGCCAGCCTCCTTCATCACGCGGGAAGCTCTGAACGACCTGAACCTCGGCGGCATCGACATCCCGAAAGGCACCAACATCAGGGTCTCGATCATGCTGGCTCACCGGGATCCTTCGGCGTGGGGCGCCGACTGCGACAAGTTCGACCCGGGGAGGTTTGCCGGAGGCATAGCGCGCGCCTGCAAGCCCCACCACATGTACATGCCATTCGGCGTGGGTCCCAGGACGTGCGCCGGCCAGAACCTCGCCATGGTTGAGGTCAAGGTGGTGGTGTCGCTGCTGCTGTCCAGGTTTGAGTTTGCACTCTCGCCAAGCTATGATCATCGGCCCGTGTTCAGGTTGACCGTGGAGCCCGGGAATGGCGTGCCGCTCATTCTTAGGAAGCTATGA